CACTAACGAACTTCCATGGTAATCCATCGAAGTGCGTTGAGATGACGGCCTCGATGTGGAGAGTCGAGGGCGGCTTCAGAGTCCAGAAAGGCTGACTGCATTGggttcgaataccgctgccagatttcgatcactcctGATGATAAACACCTGATCAATCACAGATTGAGTAAGATTAAAGCCAGCTTTCTCGTAGCGCGTTGTtttttcgcgatgtttaataagtTAATCCAGGAAAATCTGCTCCAAAACAGTGTACATAAGatgcagcaaagagattcctggATACTTTCTAGGGTCCGCTACGGACTTTTCGTGGAATGGAATTATGATAACGTGTCTCCATAAGTCAGCTGTACTTCTGTCGATCCATATTGAATGGATgacacgaatcccagacgagaaagatatttcagcatttctgcgctaattccatcgaTTTCACGagattttccatcttttttcttttggatacaTACCAGAATCTCCCACTCAGCTTCATCTTTACCCGCTTATGTCGGTCCGTAAACGAGCTCGAGTTCAGAAGCTGACGGCACTCGTCAGTGCAGCACGGTCTTGAAGTGATGTCTCGAAATTGTAatggttgcttcaccgacaggcATTCCAccggcagtgttgaggaccggagaacatcttttcatcttgccgccatactgttttagtaaagcaaAGTCTTTGCGCGGGTTCTTGGTCTCctacgccttctcaaactcttTAGCTCTTCaagttcattcgttttggcggtCTTTTTGTGATTGGCGACGCGACTTCTTTCTCAAGCGGTTTTCCTGCCTGAATTCGCTAGTGGCGAAATATACAGAACTACACATGGCTTTTGTTCCCACGGATGAAAAGGCAAGCTTCTTCAGTGGCTTCAATGAGGAGCATTTTCCTTGCCCCGTCTTGGATACACTTTGGGAAAAATGCGCATAGCAGAGCTTTCTCCTGGTTCACACTACAACATGAATAAAAACACGTTGGCGAAATTTCGTTCCccattcttcgttttttagacctgccatgtcgattctCGGCTGAAGGGAAACTCCACGGCTTGTCTTGTGGAACCGCATCTTGAAGAtgagaactggacggtggtcagaggtGAACGCGACGTCTCGAACAGTTCctgattttcggatatcctactgaggaatgttcttcACTAGAACGTAATCGAGCTGAAGATTGAGAGTTCTCATCtcaaacgtggaagcgatgcaGTGAACCTCGTTTAGTTTTTCAAGATGAGAAAAGGAAGTTGAATTCAGCTGCCAATTTAGACTTTAAAAGTGATCTTTTGCAGTTATACAATACATGGTATCGTAATTTTGTTACTTTATCTCTAAAGTAATCGTTTTAACATCATAAttcaattaaagaaagaaatactaTGTCGAGGAAGAAGTCGTGCGCatccttttttgaagtaaaaaatgcagatagaaaaaataattttttttttccaaaataattcgaaaaggattcTCTCAATCTTCGAAAATGTCTTATTgtgatttttaaaagtattagTTCTTGTTTGTCATGGTGTTAAAGTGGGGCGTGAAGTAAACAGAGTGGAGGattttccaattctttttgCATTTGCTCGAAATGGTAAGGCCGCTGAAGCTGAGATTACTGCTATGTGTTGAGAAGGAGCAATGCTTGGAAAAGCTCTTGTCGTTTGCCCTTGCGCTTCAAATTAGGGACTTTTGACCTAGATAACACACAATTTGTAGTtggttttctcttttgaaagaaTGCTCTGCAAGTATGCTCTAAACTATTGTTCTTCCCATCAATTTTCTCCTATCGCTCAATGCTTGGtcagctttttctttcttgcatttttcgtgttttccgAACTCATTATGTTATCTACTATGTTTTTCATGGGTCATACGATACAGAATACAAATTTCAGAAACAGTTTTAGCGGCTTTGTCACCATTAATTAACTGCAAAAGAGTAAGATTTCAAAGCCGCTCCGTTTCGTCATCTTGATTCTCAAGTTTAATTATCATATAAAAGTGCGAtataataaaaggataaaggataaagtttctggcgttgatcaatccacttgggatgcgcccccacgttcacttcaattcagaatcgtttgaggttagcgaacgtgtaactggcctatacaatgacttgtggtggctagccgatgtgtcaagccagtgtttttatcgtcccagacaagtccggtaccaatttatcgaccctgaagggatgaaaggcttggtgagcactagggcggatccgaacctccgatcgatcgtgcaggaagcggaaccgcTATACCGCCCTACGGTCCAGTGCAGCTGCACCAGAACCGCTGAAGGCTTGAATCCCTGTTCTCGAGGAGTTTCATACATCAACGCACTATCCCAGTACCCGATTTTTTCCAGCTAATTCGTCGTTTCGACTTCCTTGTTTGAAGGACGCTTGGGGGCAATCGATTCCGTCCGATAATGAGAATAAGGCAAGAAGATTTTCTAGCAACAACGATACAGAGACAGGAGTGCTATCTGGAAGATGGGGAACTTGCTGATCCAGTTCCAAATGATGAGACTGcttcaaatgaaaaaggagCGAATAAATGAACAAGAGAAATCGGTACTCGATCATTTGGAAACGCGATACAGTGACACTATCTACTGAATCTGATGGATCTACTGAATGGATCTACTGAATCCCTCATATCTGCGCATGGTAGCATCAGTCTACCACTTTTCAACAAATACGATCTTGATATTGTGAAGCATGGAGGTCATTTACCAACCGCAAGGAAGGTATATGTGAAGGAAGAAGTACTGGATAATGAAAAGAGTGTTACACCAAACAAGAAGTGAAACATGAAACAAGTGGATCTTCGAACTACTCGATCTATTCGATCTTCGAACACTTCGAATTACCAAGTGCTTTCAGCTTATTCTCTCCGCTACTTGTCCCACTCGACATTTCTTCGTCGGAGTTGATGGAAATGTGTTCAAAAATAATCGATCGTCCCTCAGAATTCAAACCTATCTTCTGTGAAAAAGTCCCTTCACCTCAGGCACCAGATGCTCCTGATCTAAAGTTGGAGTGCTCGCCTCCTTCAATGAATACCGCCCTTCTTCGATCGACTCCACATGTGGTCGTAGAATCAAGGAAGGATGCTCAAGCTCTTGAACTACAGAGATTTTGCGAAAGCGCTCCACTGGCGCTTATCGCGGGCTTACGGGTGTCCTTAAAATGGACCTGAGTTTGTTCTCAACAAAAATGCTCTTGGAGGTAGCGCCAGATCACGAAGTTGACAGGAACATCATGTCGTCTTGAGTCGAACCCAGTATAGGATGCCTTGTGGTATGAACGTCGACCATTCGGGCCAGCCAACTTGGGAATGTATGAGCGCCCGATCTTTCACGGTATTGAAGTACGCTCAGGTAGTCAAGTGTCAAGTCAAAACTTTCATGATCTGATCAAAACTGGCGATCTTGTGTGGGTAGGAGGTGGTTATGTTCACTGGGTGCAGGCTACTGGCTGTTGCAACAATATCGCGTAGAATGTTGGGCCTTTGACCGTTTCAGAATTGGAGATTTCTATTTTCAGTTATGAGTGTAACAAGTTGCAGAGTTACAAAACTCTCGTTCCAATGCAACACTTATGCTGCCAGTTGGCAAAGAAGATTCGATTCACGAACCAGGTGTTTAGTTTGATAAGAGGACAGCTGGTAAGATCTCTTGCCTTTGCAAAATGGTGGCAGATCTTGCTGCTTCTCGTGGAAAACAGCTCAAACCACAACCTCGTGTCAAGAGAGAAATTACTCATTActgtactgtttttttttttttgataaactaaGGCTTTTTTTACGAGGTATTATACATTGTTAGAAAGCTTATTATATGAGTTttctaaatatgtatatgaaatttaattcaagtcgcttattatgaaaataatttgatttttattttcagatgtcTAATCGCGATTTtcgtcaaatttttttctacgagttcaaaCTGGGCCGGACTGCCGCTCAAACCGCTCGAAATATCAACGAAGTATGGGGCTAGGGAAGTATCAACGAATGCACAGTACAACGTTGGTTCCAAAAGTTTCGTGCCGACAACACCAGCCTCGAAGACGAACCACATGGCAGCCGTCCACTAATACTTGATAACGACTTATTGAAGGCGACAGTCGAAGCTGACCTTGGTAAGCTGACCTTGGTACGTTGCTGACTTCTTGGTAAGAACAAGAAGCTTGACAAGTGGGTTCCACATGAATTGACCGAAAGTCAGAAAAATCGCCGTTTTGAGATATCGTCGGCCCATCTTTTGCGCAATGAAAACGATCCATTTCTCGAACGGATTGTGATTTGCGATGAGAAATGGATACTTTATGATAACAGGCGACGACCTGCCCAGTGGCTGGGCCAAAAAGAAGCTCCACGAAATCAGCCAAAGCCGAAGACTCACCAAAAGAAGATTATAGTTACGGTTTGGTGGTCTGCAGCGGGTATGATCCACTATACCTTTCTGAACCCG
This is a stretch of genomic DNA from Necator americanus strain Aroian chromosome II, whole genome shotgun sequence. It encodes these proteins:
- a CDS encoding hypothetical protein (NECATOR_CHRII.G5326.T1); translated protein: MDLLNGSTESLISAHGSISLPLFNKYDLDIVKHGGHLPTARKSYKTLVPMQHLCCQLAKKIRFTNQVFSLIRGQLGSINECTVQRWFQKFRADNTSLEDEPHGSRPLILDNDLLKATVEADLGKLTLISSAHLLRNENDPFLERIVICDEKWILYDNRRRPAQWLGQKEAPRNQPKPKTHQKKIIVTVWWSAAGMIHYTFLNPGETITAEKYCQQIDEMHQKLRSLCPALINRKGAILLHDNARPLVSLITRQKLHGLNYETLDHSPYSTDVSPTDFHFFKHLDNFLREKHFRNKDDAETAFDEFIASRTPDFYDIGIKKPVSR